A region from the Lycium barbarum isolate Lr01 chromosome 8, ASM1917538v2, whole genome shotgun sequence genome encodes:
- the LOC132606241 gene encoding protein TIC 214-like: MIFQSFLLGNLVSLCMKIINSVVVVGLYYGFLTTFSIGPSYLFLLRALVMEEGTEKKVSATTSFITRKLMMFISIYYAPLHLALGRPHTITVLALPYLLFHFFWNNHKHFFDYGSTTRNSMRNLSIQCVFLNNLIFQLFNHFILPSSMLARLVNIYLFRCNNKILFVTSGFVGWLIGHILFMKWLGLVLVWIRQNHSIRSNKYIRSNKYLVLELRNSMARIFSILLFITCVYYLGRIPSPILTKKLKEASKTEERVESEEERDVEIETASEMKGTKQEQEGSTEEDPYPSPSLFSEEGWDPDKIDETEEIRVNGKEKIKDKFHSQLTETGYNKLKKKLNKIK; this comes from the coding sequence ATGATTTTTCAATCTTTTCTACTAGGTAATCTAGTATCCTTATGCATGAAGATAATCAATTCGGTCGTTGTGGTCGGACTCTATTATGGATTTCTGACCACATTCTCCATAGGGCCCTCTTATCTCTTCCTTCTCCGAGCTCTGGTTATGGAAGAAGGAACCGAGAAGAAGGTATCAGCAACGACTAGTTTTATTACGAGAAAGCTCATGATGTTCATATCGATCTATTATGCGCCTCTACATCTAGCATTGGGTAGGCCTCATACAATAACTGTCCTAGCTCTACCATATCTTTTGTTTCATTTCTTCTGGAACAATCACAAACACTTTTTTGATTATGGATCTACTACCAGAAATTCAATGCGTAATCTCAGCATTCAATGTGTATTCCTGAATAATCTCATTTTTCAATtattcaaccatttcattttacCAAGTTCAATGTTAGCCAGATTAGTCAACATTTATCTCTTTCGATGCAACAACAAGATCTTATTTGTAACAAGTGGTTTTGTTGGTTGGTTAATTGGTCACATTTTATTCATGAAATGGCTTGGATTGGTATTAGTCTGGATACGGCAAAATCATTCTATTAGATCGAATAAGTACATTCGATCTAATAAGTACCTTGTGTTAGAATTGAGAAATTCTATGGCTCGGATCTTTAGTATTCTCTTATTTATTACCTGTGTCTACTATTTAGGCAGAATACCCTCACCCATTCTTACTAAGAAACTGAAAGAAGCCTCAAAAACAGAAGAAAGGGTGGAAAGTGAGGAAGAAAGAGATGTAGAAATAGAAACTGCTTCCGAAATGAAGGGGACTAAACAGGAACAAGAGGGATCCACTGAAGAAGATCCTTATCCTTCTCCTTCCCTTTTTTCGGAAGAAGGGTGGGATCCGGACAAAATCGATGAAACGGAAGAAATCCGAGTGAATGGAAAGGAgaaaataaaggataaattccaCTCTCAACTTACAGAGACAGGctataacaaattaaaaaaaaaattgaataaaatcAAATAA